The Cherax quadricarinatus isolate ZL_2023a chromosome 81, ASM3850222v1, whole genome shotgun sequence genome includes a region encoding these proteins:
- the LOC128699747 gene encoding piggyBac transposable element-derived protein 3-like, whose product MALNTNVFYGSKAHRKRDYIVPELYDDSDTNEEVDSADEYEPQPDASASSEDEHEELSTRSRRVSVKRRNIRIQVFEDDEVDERIVNNTNATWSKLDITNTPLPDYKHEVQTHVKKPFEYFCELFTVEMLESLVFNTNLYATQKDVNANFNTTSEELMQFVGILIYMSMDSLPSLEDYWSYYHCHPDIANVMTSKRFRLLRTTIHANDNKNATGDRFHEIRPLFDGLTKACLKVPATPRQSVDEVMVGYKGTRAGNLRQYIRTKPDKWGFKLFCRASDDGFIHDIIMYQGKTTFHYHNVSLTEEEKEMPISSKVVICLAKTMDQTKTSAIYADNFFTSLPLVKYLHTTFNCRYTGTAKENRIGNPPLMSVNDMEKKKVKRGVMDYCSLDGVLAVRWKDSKVVTLLTNDMGINPVTKIKRYSKETKQKVDVDCPSVIKNYNAHMGGIDKNDMLVHLYKSPLKAKRWYMRLFGYIIDLCCVNGWLLYRRDCGALKEKYMNLKEFRFSISHSARRPTKEIPRSLRLSPKCSTSRSSKRSSSLEEFFSRLGKRAHDDTKYDETLSHWPVYTKRLSCKHCNTKNKRTYSSVSCSYCKVNLCLNSMRNCFLEFHKEQDA is encoded by the exons atggCA TTAAACACAAACGTGTTTTATGGATCAAAGGCTCATAGAAAAAGGGATTACATTGTGCCAGAGTTATATGATGACAGTGACACTAATGAGGAAGTGGATTCTGCAGATGAATATGAGCCACAGCCAGATGCTTCAGCTTCAAGTGAAGATGAACATGAAGAATTGTCTACGAGAAGTCGGCGAGTTAGTGTAAAACGAAGAAATATACGTATACAAGTATTTGAAGATGATGAGGTTGATGAAAGAATTGTCAACAACACTAATGCCACCTGGAGCAAACTTGACATAACAAATACTCCATTACCTGACTACAAACATGAGGTGCAAACACATGTCAAGAAACCATTTGAATATTTTTGTGAATTATTTACTGTTGAAATGTTGGAAAGCCTTGTATTTAACACAAACTTGTATGCAACACAGAAAGATGTTAATGCTAACTTCAACACCACTAGTGAAGAGCTAATGCAATTTGTTGGAATTCTGATATACATGAGTATGGACAGCCTGCCATCTTTAGAGGATTACTGGTCCTATTACCATTGTCATCCTGATATTGCAAATGTTATGACATCTAAAAGGTTTAGGTTACTGAGGACAACAATTCATGCAAATGATAATAAGAACGCAACAGGTGACAGGTTCCATGAAATAAGACCACTGTTTGATGGTCTAACAAAAGCATGCCTAAAAGTTCCTGCTACACCTAGACAATCAGTTGATGAGGTAATGGTGGGATATAAGGGAACAAGAGCAGGAAACCTCAGGCAATATATCAGGACCAAGCCTGATAAAtggggtttcaaacttttttgCCGTGCCAGTGATGATGGGTTTATACATGACATAATTATGTATCAAGGTAAAACAACCTTTCATTATCACAATGTTAGCCTaacagaggaggagaaagaaatgCCTATAAGTTCCAAGGTTGTTATTTGCCTTGCAAAGACTATGGACCAAACAAAGACTAGTGCAATTTATGCAGATAACTTCTTTACCAGTTTGCCTCTAGTGAAATATCTGCATACTACATTCAATtgcaggtacacaggtactgcaAAGGAAAATAGGATTGGAAATCCACCACTTATGTCTGTCaatgacatggaaaaaaaaaaggtgaaaagGGGTGTTATGGATTACTGTTCATTGGATGGTGTCCTTGCTGTGCGTTGGAAAGACAGTAAGGTTGTTACTTTATTGACAAATGACATGGGCATCAACCCTGTGACAAAGATAAAGAGGTACAGCAAGGAGACCAAACAAAAGGTTGATGTTGATTGTCCTTCAGTAATAAAGAATTATAATGCCCATATGGGAGGTATAGATAAGAATGATATGTTGGTTCATCTCTACAAGTCTCCACTCAAAGCAAAACGCTGGTACATGAGGCTCTTTGGATATATCATTGATCTTTGTTGTGTCAACGGCTGGTTGTTGTACAGGCGTGACTGTGGTGCTTTGAAAGAGAAATACATGAACCTCAAGGAATTCAGGTTTTCCATCTCCCATTCTGCAAGAAGACCAACCAAGGAAATCCCAAGGAGCCTGAGACTGTCTCCAAAGTGTTCAACTTCACGGTCTTCTAAACGGTCTTCTTCACTTGAAGAATTTTTCAGTCGGCTTGGAAAAAGGGCTCATGATGATACAAAATATGATGAAACACTCTCTCATTGGCCAGTTTATACAAAGAGGCTTTCATGTAAACATTGCAACACCAAGAACAAGAGGACCTACTCTTCCGTTTCTTGTTCCTACTGCAAGGTTAATCTATGTCTAAACTCAATGAGGAATTGTTTTCTGGAATTCCATAAGGAACAAGATGCTTAA